From the Takifugu flavidus isolate HTHZ2018 chromosome 12, ASM371156v2, whole genome shotgun sequence genome, one window contains:
- the exosc5 gene encoding exosome complex component RRP46 yields MEVCGISNVTLRDFSCEQSLLSRPDGSSSFMQGDTSVLAGVYGPAEVKVSKEIYDRATLEVLIQPKVGLPSVKERSQEQNVRETCEASLLLSLHPRSSLTLVLQVLHDDGSLLSCFLNAACMALMDAGLPMSCLFCGVTCAIAADGEIITDPTAAQEKECRALLTFAIDSKKCRVMMSSTKGSFSVQELQQCIAISQKASEKIFQFYRDSVQRRYSKNL; encoded by the exons ATGGAAGTGTGCGGCATTTCAAATGTTACTCTCAGGGATTTTAGTTGTGAACAGAGTTTGTTGTCTCGTCCTGACGGTTCATCGTCATTTATGCAAG GGGACACAAGTGTGTTGGCCGGGGTGTATGGACCAGCTGAAGTGAAAGTCAGCAAAGAAATCTATGACCGTGCAACACTGGAGGTGTTGATACAGCCTAAAGTGGGACTACCAA GCGTGAAGGAGCGATCACAAGAGCAGAATGTGCGAGAGACCTGTGAGGCATCTCTGCTCCTGTCACTTCACCCTCGCTCCTCGCTCACTCTTGTTCTTCAGGTGTTACATGATGATGGTTCA TTATTATCCTGTTTTTTGAATGCTGCCTGTATGGCCCTAATGGACGCAGGTCTGCCCATGAGCTGCCTGTTCTGCGGAGTAACGTGCGCTATTGCAGCGGATGGGGAAATCATCACTGACCCCACTGCAGCCCAGGAGAAG GAATGTCGAGCTTTGCTGACTTTTGCTATTGACAGTAAGAAATGCagagtaatgatgtcatcaaccaAAGGATCCTTTTCAGTTCAAGAA ctgcagcagtgtaTAGCAATCAGTCAGAAAGCATCTGAGAAGATCTTCCAGTTCTACAGAGACTCTGTCCAGCGACGATATTCCAAAAACCTCTGA
- the tmem91 gene encoding synapse differentiation-inducing gene protein 1, whose protein sequence is MENLDELEHPLLEESLNSNPASGQGPGPGIGQAPSGLFKGILVKCEEDIAYPPFGWRSHCRPPPELQQQQQLLDPCSLPCTLESFYPSAPIWGHGDTMLSKDYLETTFVDIRPGSTLERKLLAEAQDSVSYSMDDEDDLLPDSDDSSIEDFSDTDSESNFPLMIPQDYLGLAFFSMLCCFWPLGIAAFYLSQKTNKASAQGDYQGANAASRQALWLSVLSIVFGIITYICAIAALISYLSGKPP, encoded by the exons ATGGAGAATCTAGATGAACTGGAACACCCTCTTCTGGAAGAAAGCCTCAATAGTAATCCTGCATCAGGCCAAGGACCGGGGCCTGGAATTGGACAGGCCCCCAGCGGACTATTCAAAGGCATCTTGGTTAAGTGTGAGGAGGACATAGCTTACCCACCGTTTGGTTGGAGAAGCCATTGCAGACCTcctcctgagctgcagcagcagcagcagctgctggacccTTGTTCCTTACCTTGCACACTGGAGTCCTTTTACCCATCAGCCCCTATTTGGGGCCATGGAGACACCATGCTCAGCAAAGACTACCTAGAGACCACGTTTGTGGACATTCGGCCCGGCTCCACGCTGGAGCGGAAGCTGTTGGCCGAGGCTCAGGACAGTGTATCCTACAGCATGGACGACGAGGATGACCTGCTCCCTGATTCTGAT GACTCATCCATCGAGGACTTTAGCGACACAGACAGCGAGAGCAACTTTCCTCTGATGATCCCTCAGGACTATCTGGGCTTGGCCTTTTTCTCaatgctctgctgcttctggccTCTGGGCATCGCTGCCTTCTACCTTTCACAGAAG ACCAACAAGGCGTCAGCTCAGGGAGATTATCAGGGGGCAAATGCGGCATCCCGCCAGGCGCTGTGGCTCTCAGTGCTCTCCATTGTGTTTGGCATCATAACATACATCTGCGCCATCGCGGCACTCATTTCATACCTGTCTGGAAAACCACCATAA
- the ppp1r13l gene encoding relA-associated inhibitor isoform X1, producing MSSQTSFGSNMLFQSINDDLNASLATADELSKEFNSLLKEVSSEENTGTQTSPRVSREQPRSISPKVSSPQRTGSDGSSSPQPFSSNSTTYYSSDSISSAKNVPSSPVFTTSPLASPKSQRHARSPLPRAGSDSYQHGQYSPIQAPRSPRHNSPSLSPRGPSPSLSPTALSFGQSSRSATFHPSPNLLNPYDNTQMGRRSPRRERSPSPLSLNHPMSSTLPRNFGFREPDGAQQHKSPSKWNETDLDVSYEKKPHHTYDKTEWVRPTVPSSSWRESDLDGPPPAPSPKKDTRAKALQFSPSSLPRNARISTPPEILSPSHSSYTVQPISRISIPPTSTQARQHRPIPLSVIMRLQNPHWGAMSTRHPRLGGEGDMAAYQPAPPMPREFFKEPFFQPQRHPPELRQPAVYSDALSSGDVDAELERLDSPHKMAVISEHPFTQSEQAVTPAPRPLSPTRLQPMVAPEAQSQEIPDIEELLRIRAEIPRALKRRGSVDQSQPLKKASHYQPNQYKTLIDKLFRKKERRSRGEQGSDASSSSEGEECAMPPSFTPKKSTVIPQEVRSYNSILRRPKKERKSSGKRARLSPHVLALDGALHGELETVQKAVQEMTDPSQPNDEGITALHNAICGGHYNVVDFLVRIGANVSAPDSHGWTPLHCAASCNDRLLCEFLVRNGGAVMAMTESDGATASQKCDPYAVGFEECENFLRGMEEAMGLENSGVLYALWSYPAQAPDELSFKDGDMVTILQKPEGSDWWWASLCGREGFVPNNYFGLFPKVRPKTLC from the exons ATGAGTTCCCAGACAAGTTTTGGCAGCAACATGCTGT TCCAGTCCATTAACGATgacctgaacgcatcactggCCACAGCAGATGAGTTATCGAAAGAGTTCAACTCCCTGCTGAAGGAGGTGTCCTCGGAAGAAAATACTGGAACACAG ACCAGCCCTCGAGTTTCCAGAGAGCAGCCTCGGTCCATCAGCCCCAAAGTTTCAAGCCCACAGCGGACAGGCAGTGATGGAAGCTCCAGTCCTCAGCCCTTCTCTTCAAACTCAACAACTTACTATTCCTCTGACTCCATCTCCAGCGCTAAAAATGTCCCATCCTCTCCGGTCTTTACCACAAGCCCGCTGGCTTCCCCCAAGAGCCAGAGGCACGCACGTTCTCCACTGCCTCGGGCTGGGTCTGACAGCTACCAGCATGGCCAGTATAGCCCCATACAGGCTCCCCGTAGCCCGAGGCATAACTCCCCGAGCCTGAGCCCGCGAGGCCCGAGTCCTTCTCTGAGCCCCACAGCTCTTTCCTTTGGCCAGTCCTCACGGTCTGCCACCTTCCACCCCTCCCCGAACTTGTTGAACCCATACGATAACACTCAGATGGGCCGCAGGTCACCCCGGCGGGAGAGaagcccctcccctctgtctctgaACCATCCCATGTCCAGCACGCTGCCACGAAATTTTGGATTTCGCGAACCGG ATggtgcacagcagcacaagaGTCCCAGCAAATGGAACGAAACAGATCTGGATGTGTCCTATGAGAAGAAACCTCACCACACCTATGACA AGACGGAGTGGGTCCGGCCGACTGTGCCAAGTAGCAGCTGGAGGGAATCTGACCTTGATGGCCCACCACCAGCTCCAAGCCCCAAAAAG GATACTCGGGCTAAAGCTTTGCAGTTCTCCCCCAGCTCACTTCCCCGTAATGCACGAATATCAACACCTCCAGAGATTTTGTCTCCATCCCATTCCTCCTACACCGTCCAGCCCATCTCCCGTATTTCTATTCCTCCGACCTCCACTCAGGCCCGCCAGCACAGGCCTATCCCTCTTTCTGTCATCATGCGTCTCCAAAATCCACACTGGGGGGCAATGTCAACCCGCCACCCCAGACTGGGAGGAGAAGGCGATATGGCAGCGTATCAACCGGCTCCGCCCATGCCGAGGGAGTTCTTCAAAGAGCCCTTTTTCCAGCCTCAGAGGCATCCACCAGAGTTGAGGCAGCCAGCCGTGTACAGCGATG cGCTCAGCTCAGGGGATGTAGACGCTGAGTTGGAGCGGCTGGACTCGCCTCATAAAATGGCCGTGATTTCGGAGCATCCGTTCACCCAGTCTGAGCAGGCTGTGACCCCAGCTCCCCGGCCTCTCAGCCCCACCAGGTTACAGCCAATGGTGGCTCCAGAGGCTCAGAGCCAAGAGATTCCTGACATAGAAGAGTTGCTCCGCATCCGGGCTGAAATTCCCCGGGCTTTGAAGAGACGGGGCTCCGTCGACCAATCGCAGCCCCTAAAAAAAGCCTCACATTACCAGCCAAACCAGTACAAAACTCTAATCGACAAGCTGTTTAGGAAGAAGGAGCGCCGTTCGAGAGGAGAGCAAGGCAGTGACGCCAGCAGCTCTTCAGAAGGAGAGGAGTGCGCTATGCCTCCTTCTTTTACACCTAAAAAATCAACTGTGATCCCCCAGGAGGTCAGA AGCTACAATTCCATACTCCGGAGGCCTAAAAAAGAACGTAAAAGTTCTGGGAAGCGAGCCCGGCTCAGTCCACACGTCCTGGCGTTAGATGGAGCACTGCACGGCGAACTGGAGACAGTGCAGAAAGCTGTGCAAGAG ATGACCGACCCGAGCCAACCCAACGACGAAGGCATCACCGCCCTTCACAATGCTATCTGCGGGGGTCACTACAACGTTGTGGACTTTCTGGTTCGCATCGGGGCCAATGTCAGTGCTCCAGACAGCCACGGCTG GACGCCGCTGCACTGCGCGGCCTCCTGCAACGACCGTCTTCTCTGTGAGTTTTTGGTGAGAAACGGCGGGGCGGTGATGGCCATGACGGAGAGTGACGGCGCCACTGCCTCCCAGAAATGTGACCCGTATGCTGTCGGCTTTGAGGAGTGCGAGAACTTTCTGAGAG GTATGGAGGAGGCCATGGGTTTGGAAAACAGCGGGGTGCTGTATGCGCTGTGGAGCTACCCAGCTCAGGCGCCTGATGAGCTGAGCTTCAAAGATGGAGACATGGTCACCATCCTGCAGAAACCTGAGGGCTCAGACTGGTGGTGGGCCTCACTCTGTGGCAGAGAGGGCTTTGTGCCAAACAACTACTTTGGG CTTTTCCCAAAGGTTCGACCAAAGACTCTCTGCTAA
- the ppp1r13l gene encoding relA-associated inhibitor isoform X2: MSSQTSFGSNMLFQSINDDLNASLATADELSKEFNSLLKEVSSEENTGTQTSPRVSREQPRSISPKVSSPQRTGSDGSSSPQPFSSNSTTYYSSDSISSAKNVPSSPVFTTSPLASPKSQRHARSPLPRAGSDSYQHGQYSPIQAPRSPRHNSPSLSPRGPSPSLSPTALSFGQSSRSATFHPSPNLLNPYDNTQMGRRSPRRERSPSPLSLNHPMSSTLPRNFGFREPDGAQQHKSPSKWNETDLDVSYEKKPHHTYDKTEWVRPTVPSSSWRESDLDGPPPAPSPKKDTRAKALQFSPSSLPRNARISTPPEILSPSHSSYTVQPISRISIPPTSTQARQHRPIPLSVIMRLQNPHWGAMSTRHPRLGGEGDMAAYQPAPPMPREFFKEPFFQPQRHPPELRQPAVYSDALSSGDVDAELERLDSPHKMAVISEHPFTQSEQAVTPAPRPLSPTRLQPMVAPEAQSQEIPDIEELLRIRAEIPRALKRRGSVDQSQPLKKASHYQPNQYKTLIDKLFRKKERRSRGEQGSDASSSSEGEECAMPPSFTPKKSTVIPQESYNSILRRPKKERKSSGKRARLSPHVLALDGALHGELETVQKAVQEMTDPSQPNDEGITALHNAICGGHYNVVDFLVRIGANVSAPDSHGWTPLHCAASCNDRLLCEFLVRNGGAVMAMTESDGATASQKCDPYAVGFEECENFLRGMEEAMGLENSGVLYALWSYPAQAPDELSFKDGDMVTILQKPEGSDWWWASLCGREGFVPNNYFGLFPKVRPKTLC, translated from the exons ATGAGTTCCCAGACAAGTTTTGGCAGCAACATGCTGT TCCAGTCCATTAACGATgacctgaacgcatcactggCCACAGCAGATGAGTTATCGAAAGAGTTCAACTCCCTGCTGAAGGAGGTGTCCTCGGAAGAAAATACTGGAACACAG ACCAGCCCTCGAGTTTCCAGAGAGCAGCCTCGGTCCATCAGCCCCAAAGTTTCAAGCCCACAGCGGACAGGCAGTGATGGAAGCTCCAGTCCTCAGCCCTTCTCTTCAAACTCAACAACTTACTATTCCTCTGACTCCATCTCCAGCGCTAAAAATGTCCCATCCTCTCCGGTCTTTACCACAAGCCCGCTGGCTTCCCCCAAGAGCCAGAGGCACGCACGTTCTCCACTGCCTCGGGCTGGGTCTGACAGCTACCAGCATGGCCAGTATAGCCCCATACAGGCTCCCCGTAGCCCGAGGCATAACTCCCCGAGCCTGAGCCCGCGAGGCCCGAGTCCTTCTCTGAGCCCCACAGCTCTTTCCTTTGGCCAGTCCTCACGGTCTGCCACCTTCCACCCCTCCCCGAACTTGTTGAACCCATACGATAACACTCAGATGGGCCGCAGGTCACCCCGGCGGGAGAGaagcccctcccctctgtctctgaACCATCCCATGTCCAGCACGCTGCCACGAAATTTTGGATTTCGCGAACCGG ATggtgcacagcagcacaagaGTCCCAGCAAATGGAACGAAACAGATCTGGATGTGTCCTATGAGAAGAAACCTCACCACACCTATGACA AGACGGAGTGGGTCCGGCCGACTGTGCCAAGTAGCAGCTGGAGGGAATCTGACCTTGATGGCCCACCACCAGCTCCAAGCCCCAAAAAG GATACTCGGGCTAAAGCTTTGCAGTTCTCCCCCAGCTCACTTCCCCGTAATGCACGAATATCAACACCTCCAGAGATTTTGTCTCCATCCCATTCCTCCTACACCGTCCAGCCCATCTCCCGTATTTCTATTCCTCCGACCTCCACTCAGGCCCGCCAGCACAGGCCTATCCCTCTTTCTGTCATCATGCGTCTCCAAAATCCACACTGGGGGGCAATGTCAACCCGCCACCCCAGACTGGGAGGAGAAGGCGATATGGCAGCGTATCAACCGGCTCCGCCCATGCCGAGGGAGTTCTTCAAAGAGCCCTTTTTCCAGCCTCAGAGGCATCCACCAGAGTTGAGGCAGCCAGCCGTGTACAGCGATG cGCTCAGCTCAGGGGATGTAGACGCTGAGTTGGAGCGGCTGGACTCGCCTCATAAAATGGCCGTGATTTCGGAGCATCCGTTCACCCAGTCTGAGCAGGCTGTGACCCCAGCTCCCCGGCCTCTCAGCCCCACCAGGTTACAGCCAATGGTGGCTCCAGAGGCTCAGAGCCAAGAGATTCCTGACATAGAAGAGTTGCTCCGCATCCGGGCTGAAATTCCCCGGGCTTTGAAGAGACGGGGCTCCGTCGACCAATCGCAGCCCCTAAAAAAAGCCTCACATTACCAGCCAAACCAGTACAAAACTCTAATCGACAAGCTGTTTAGGAAGAAGGAGCGCCGTTCGAGAGGAGAGCAAGGCAGTGACGCCAGCAGCTCTTCAGAAGGAGAGGAGTGCGCTATGCCTCCTTCTTTTACACCTAAAAAATCAACTGTGATCCCCCAGGAG AGCTACAATTCCATACTCCGGAGGCCTAAAAAAGAACGTAAAAGTTCTGGGAAGCGAGCCCGGCTCAGTCCACACGTCCTGGCGTTAGATGGAGCACTGCACGGCGAACTGGAGACAGTGCAGAAAGCTGTGCAAGAG ATGACCGACCCGAGCCAACCCAACGACGAAGGCATCACCGCCCTTCACAATGCTATCTGCGGGGGTCACTACAACGTTGTGGACTTTCTGGTTCGCATCGGGGCCAATGTCAGTGCTCCAGACAGCCACGGCTG GACGCCGCTGCACTGCGCGGCCTCCTGCAACGACCGTCTTCTCTGTGAGTTTTTGGTGAGAAACGGCGGGGCGGTGATGGCCATGACGGAGAGTGACGGCGCCACTGCCTCCCAGAAATGTGACCCGTATGCTGTCGGCTTTGAGGAGTGCGAGAACTTTCTGAGAG GTATGGAGGAGGCCATGGGTTTGGAAAACAGCGGGGTGCTGTATGCGCTGTGGAGCTACCCAGCTCAGGCGCCTGATGAGCTGAGCTTCAAAGATGGAGACATGGTCACCATCCTGCAGAAACCTGAGGGCTCAGACTGGTGGTGGGCCTCACTCTGTGGCAGAGAGGGCTTTGTGCCAAACAACTACTTTGGG CTTTTCCCAAAGGTTCGACCAAAGACTCTCTGCTAA